A single region of the Cucumis melo cultivar AY chromosome 3, USDA_Cmelo_AY_1.0, whole genome shotgun sequence genome encodes:
- the LOC103488560 gene encoding U-box domain-containing protein 52 isoform X2: MWNQKQSIGKERKELSTANQLVSIAVDKDKGSQLALKWATENLLVKGQTAILIHVKLKSSTYSGSSMASPKVMSASDAGNVNGNVLVSKDIDPSTRDLFLPFRCFCTRKDIFCKDIVVEDLDVAKALIEYVTQAGIENLVVGSTSKSSFLRLKTTDIPGSVVKGAPDFCNVYVISRSKIQTMRSASRPAPVSSPLRSLLLSQTVIKSQSAESLVPQIQTRPEKPPLEAARRSQDNIEFRSPFTRKGYNGKMPGEVTLPDTDISFVSSGRPSVDRLFPTLFDNADTGRVPPRLSSGNDAELYNSFESQQLGRKSLDGRKSLDGRKSLDGRKSLDVNYPPEFLSVFSESDRLSTSSQSMEEVEAEMRRLKLELKQTMEMYSTACKEALTAKQKAIELQRWKSEEERRIEEARFAEEAALAMVEQEKAKSRAAIEAAEAAKRIAELEAQKRINAEKKAFKEAEEKKKALDALANNDVRYRKYSIEEIETATEFFSESLKIGEGGYGPVYKGYLDHTAVAIKVLRPDAAQGRSQFQQEVEVLSCIRHPNMVLLLGACPEYGCLVYEFMAHGSLDDCLFRRGENSKPLSWQRRFKIAAEIGTALLFLHQTKPEPLVHRDLKPANILLDCNYVSKISDVGLARLVPPSVADSVTQYRMTSTAGTFCYIDPEYQQTGMLGVKSDIYSLGIMFLQLITARAPMGLTHHVGRAIEKGTLSEILDPSVTDWPAEETLCFAKLALKCAELRRKDRPDLGKVVLPELIRFQSVAEAGIAFVLGMDSVNSPEFSRSQASTRRDSDCFSSQSNDSYGVLLRSG, encoded by the exons ATGTGGAATCAGAAGCAATCCATTGGTAAGGAAAGGAAAGAGCTATCCACTGCCAATCAATTGGTGAGTATTGCCGTTGATAAGGATAAAGGAAGTCAACTTGCTCTTAAATGGGCCACTGAGAATCTCCTTGTAAAAGGCCAAACTGCCATCCTCATCCATGTTAAACTCAAATCTTCCACTTATTCTGGCTCTTCCATGGCTTCCCCTA AGGTGATGTCGGCATCAGACGCCGGCAATGTCAATGGCAATGTTTTGGTAAGCAAGGATATCGATCCGAGCACAAGGGATTTGTTCCTTCCTTTTCGCTGCTTCTGTACGCGTAAAGAT ATATTTTGCAAAGACATCGTTGTTGAAGATTTAGATGTTGCAAAAGCGTTGATTGAATATGTCACTCAGGCTGGAATTGAGAATTTGGTCGTTGGTTCCACATCTAAAAGTAGCTTCTTGAG ATTGAAGACAACAGATATTCCAGGCAGTGTTGTCAAAGGAGCACCAGATTTCTGCAATGTTTATGTCATATCAAGATCGAAAATCCAAACAATGCGATCAGCCTCACGTCCTGCTCCAGTTTCATCTCCTCTTCGAAGTTTATTGCTGAGCCAAACTGTTATCAAATCACAATCAGCCGAGTCACTAGTTCCTCAGATTCAAACGA GACCTGAAAAGCCTCCCCTTGAAGCAGCACGTAGATCTCAGGACAACATCGAGTTCAG GTCACCGTTCACTAGGAAAGGCTACAATGGAAAAATGCCAGGGGAAGTCACTCTGCCAGATACGGATATTTCTTTCGTTAGCTCGGGAAGGCCGAGTGTTGACCGATTATTCCCTACATTGTTTGACAATGCGGATACTGGAAGGGTTCCCCCACGACTGTCCAGTGGCAATGATGCTGAATTATATAATAGCTTTGAGTCACAGCAACTTGGACGCAAATCATTGGATGGACGCAAATCATTGGATGGACGCAAATCCCTGGATGGACGCAAATCACTGGATGTAAACTATCCACCTGAATTTTTATCGGTTTTCTCAGAAAGTGACAGATTGTCAACTTCGTCACAGAGTATG GAAGAAGTAGAGGCTGAAATGAGGAGGCTGAAGTTGGAACTAAAGCAAACCATGGAAATGTATAGCACAGCCTGCAAGGAAGCACTAACAGCCAAACAAAAg GCAATAGAGCTTCAGCGATGGAAATCTGAGGAGGAACGAAGAATAGAGGAGGCAAGATTTGCAGAGGAAGCTGCTTTAGCCATGGTTGAGCAGGAAAAGGCAAAATCTAGAGCCGCTATTGAGGCCGCTGAAGCTGCTAAAAGGATAGCTGAGTTGGAAGCACAGAAGAGAATTAATGCAGAAAAAAAAGCATTCAAGGAAgcagaagagaagaagaaggcaTTAGATGCTTTGGCTAACAATGATGTCAGGTATCGGAAGTACTCGATCGAAGAGATTGAAACTGCTACTGAGTTTTTTTCAGAATCTTTAAAGATTGGAGAGGGAGGCTATGGGCCTGTTTATAAAGGTTATTTGGACCACACAGCAGTTGCAATCAAGGTCTTACGTCCGGATGCGGCTCAAGGAAGGTCACAGTTCCAGCAAGAG GTCGAAGTACTAAGCTGCATACGACATCCTAACATGGTTCTTCTCCTTGGAGCATGCCCTGAATATGGCTGCTTGGTCTATGAGTTCATGGCACATGGGAGCTTGGATGACTGCCTCTTTCGCCGGGGAGAAAATTCAAAACCTCTTTCTTGGCAGCGTAGATTCAAAATTGCAGCTGAAATTGGCACTGCCTTGTTGTTCCTCCATCAGACTAAGCCTGAGCCTCTTGTGCATCGTGATTTGAAACCAGCCAACATCTTGCTCGATTGTAATTACGTTAGCAAGATTAGCGATGTTGGTTTGGCCAGGCTTGTTCCCCCATCTGTAGCAGACAGTGTGACACAATATAGAATGACTTCAACTGCCGGCACGTTCTGTTATATCGATCCTGAGTATCAACAAACCGGCATGCTCGGCGTAAAGTCCGACATATATTCTTTGGGAATAATGTTTTTGCAGTTGATTACAGCAAGGGCACCCATGGGATTGACTCACCATGTGGGAAGAGCTATTGAGAAAGGGACTTTGTCCGAAATTCTTGATCCATCCGTTACCGATTGGCCAGCTGAGGAAACGTTGTGCTTTGCTAAGTTGGCTTTAAAATGTGCAGAGTTGAGAAGAAAAGACCGGCCTGATCTTGGTAAGGTTGTTCTCCCAGAACTCATCAGATTTCAATCGGTAGCCGAAGCCGGCATTGCATTCGTTCTGGGGATGGACAGTGTTAACAGTCCTGAGTTCAGCCGCAGTCAGGCTTCTACGAGAAGA GACAGCGATTGTTTTTCCTCTCAATCTAATGATAGCTATGGAGTCTTATTGCGCTCGGGGTAG
- the LOC103488560 gene encoding U-box domain-containing protein 52 isoform X1 → MWNQKQSIGKERKELSTANQLVSIAVDKDKGSQLALKWATENLLVKGQTAILIHVKLKSSTYSGSSMASPKVMSASDAGNVNGNVLVSKDIDPSTRDLFLPFRCFCTRKDIFCKDIVVEDLDVAKALIEYVTQAGIENLVVGSTSKSSFLRRLKTTDIPGSVVKGAPDFCNVYVISRSKIQTMRSASRPAPVSSPLRSLLLSQTVIKSQSAESLVPQIQTRPEKPPLEAARRSQDNIEFRSPFTRKGYNGKMPGEVTLPDTDISFVSSGRPSVDRLFPTLFDNADTGRVPPRLSSGNDAELYNSFESQQLGRKSLDGRKSLDGRKSLDGRKSLDVNYPPEFLSVFSESDRLSTSSQSMEEVEAEMRRLKLELKQTMEMYSTACKEALTAKQKAIELQRWKSEEERRIEEARFAEEAALAMVEQEKAKSRAAIEAAEAAKRIAELEAQKRINAEKKAFKEAEEKKKALDALANNDVRYRKYSIEEIETATEFFSESLKIGEGGYGPVYKGYLDHTAVAIKVLRPDAAQGRSQFQQEVEVLSCIRHPNMVLLLGACPEYGCLVYEFMAHGSLDDCLFRRGENSKPLSWQRRFKIAAEIGTALLFLHQTKPEPLVHRDLKPANILLDCNYVSKISDVGLARLVPPSVADSVTQYRMTSTAGTFCYIDPEYQQTGMLGVKSDIYSLGIMFLQLITARAPMGLTHHVGRAIEKGTLSEILDPSVTDWPAEETLCFAKLALKCAELRRKDRPDLGKVVLPELIRFQSVAEAGIAFVLGMDSVNSPEFSRSQASTRRDSDCFSSQSNDSYGVLLRSG, encoded by the exons ATGTGGAATCAGAAGCAATCCATTGGTAAGGAAAGGAAAGAGCTATCCACTGCCAATCAATTGGTGAGTATTGCCGTTGATAAGGATAAAGGAAGTCAACTTGCTCTTAAATGGGCCACTGAGAATCTCCTTGTAAAAGGCCAAACTGCCATCCTCATCCATGTTAAACTCAAATCTTCCACTTATTCTGGCTCTTCCATGGCTTCCCCTA AGGTGATGTCGGCATCAGACGCCGGCAATGTCAATGGCAATGTTTTGGTAAGCAAGGATATCGATCCGAGCACAAGGGATTTGTTCCTTCCTTTTCGCTGCTTCTGTACGCGTAAAGAT ATATTTTGCAAAGACATCGTTGTTGAAGATTTAGATGTTGCAAAAGCGTTGATTGAATATGTCACTCAGGCTGGAATTGAGAATTTGGTCGTTGGTTCCACATCTAAAAGTAGCTTCTTGAG AAGATTGAAGACAACAGATATTCCAGGCAGTGTTGTCAAAGGAGCACCAGATTTCTGCAATGTTTATGTCATATCAAGATCGAAAATCCAAACAATGCGATCAGCCTCACGTCCTGCTCCAGTTTCATCTCCTCTTCGAAGTTTATTGCTGAGCCAAACTGTTATCAAATCACAATCAGCCGAGTCACTAGTTCCTCAGATTCAAACGA GACCTGAAAAGCCTCCCCTTGAAGCAGCACGTAGATCTCAGGACAACATCGAGTTCAG GTCACCGTTCACTAGGAAAGGCTACAATGGAAAAATGCCAGGGGAAGTCACTCTGCCAGATACGGATATTTCTTTCGTTAGCTCGGGAAGGCCGAGTGTTGACCGATTATTCCCTACATTGTTTGACAATGCGGATACTGGAAGGGTTCCCCCACGACTGTCCAGTGGCAATGATGCTGAATTATATAATAGCTTTGAGTCACAGCAACTTGGACGCAAATCATTGGATGGACGCAAATCATTGGATGGACGCAAATCCCTGGATGGACGCAAATCACTGGATGTAAACTATCCACCTGAATTTTTATCGGTTTTCTCAGAAAGTGACAGATTGTCAACTTCGTCACAGAGTATG GAAGAAGTAGAGGCTGAAATGAGGAGGCTGAAGTTGGAACTAAAGCAAACCATGGAAATGTATAGCACAGCCTGCAAGGAAGCACTAACAGCCAAACAAAAg GCAATAGAGCTTCAGCGATGGAAATCTGAGGAGGAACGAAGAATAGAGGAGGCAAGATTTGCAGAGGAAGCTGCTTTAGCCATGGTTGAGCAGGAAAAGGCAAAATCTAGAGCCGCTATTGAGGCCGCTGAAGCTGCTAAAAGGATAGCTGAGTTGGAAGCACAGAAGAGAATTAATGCAGAAAAAAAAGCATTCAAGGAAgcagaagagaagaagaaggcaTTAGATGCTTTGGCTAACAATGATGTCAGGTATCGGAAGTACTCGATCGAAGAGATTGAAACTGCTACTGAGTTTTTTTCAGAATCTTTAAAGATTGGAGAGGGAGGCTATGGGCCTGTTTATAAAGGTTATTTGGACCACACAGCAGTTGCAATCAAGGTCTTACGTCCGGATGCGGCTCAAGGAAGGTCACAGTTCCAGCAAGAG GTCGAAGTACTAAGCTGCATACGACATCCTAACATGGTTCTTCTCCTTGGAGCATGCCCTGAATATGGCTGCTTGGTCTATGAGTTCATGGCACATGGGAGCTTGGATGACTGCCTCTTTCGCCGGGGAGAAAATTCAAAACCTCTTTCTTGGCAGCGTAGATTCAAAATTGCAGCTGAAATTGGCACTGCCTTGTTGTTCCTCCATCAGACTAAGCCTGAGCCTCTTGTGCATCGTGATTTGAAACCAGCCAACATCTTGCTCGATTGTAATTACGTTAGCAAGATTAGCGATGTTGGTTTGGCCAGGCTTGTTCCCCCATCTGTAGCAGACAGTGTGACACAATATAGAATGACTTCAACTGCCGGCACGTTCTGTTATATCGATCCTGAGTATCAACAAACCGGCATGCTCGGCGTAAAGTCCGACATATATTCTTTGGGAATAATGTTTTTGCAGTTGATTACAGCAAGGGCACCCATGGGATTGACTCACCATGTGGGAAGAGCTATTGAGAAAGGGACTTTGTCCGAAATTCTTGATCCATCCGTTACCGATTGGCCAGCTGAGGAAACGTTGTGCTTTGCTAAGTTGGCTTTAAAATGTGCAGAGTTGAGAAGAAAAGACCGGCCTGATCTTGGTAAGGTTGTTCTCCCAGAACTCATCAGATTTCAATCGGTAGCCGAAGCCGGCATTGCATTCGTTCTGGGGATGGACAGTGTTAACAGTCCTGAGTTCAGCCGCAGTCAGGCTTCTACGAGAAGA GACAGCGATTGTTTTTCCTCTCAATCTAATGATAGCTATGGAGTCTTATTGCGCTCGGGGTAG
- the LOC103488219 gene encoding probable nucleoredoxin 3, producing MAGPDYKANQDKDDFLQLLAALGVDFLLSGEEKVSPISCAGKMICLFFSANWCRPCRTFTPQLVQLYNTLQKRGEKLEIIFISLDHDKNEFEQYFKTMPWLAVPLNTELQKQLCGKYHVDCIPSFIPLCGDHILKEDDLIGFIEDYGAEVFPFTRKRMQELKAMDCAKRVEGRLEELFGNRGYNYVISSHGGKTQISQLVGKTIGLYFGAYWSPPSRSFTAKLSKVYKEIMDKTENHHSLEVIFVSTDRNLDEFKLNIMDMPWLAIPYEDETRGDLYRIFDVKAIPTLVLIGADGKTSSENGRGLVCLYGAEAFPFTEERIYELETAVKKEGEELPSNVEDIKHEHVLKLEFAKAYVCDFCKLQGRFWAFSCHVCDYDLHPTCVQLTNNV from the exons ATGGCAGGGCCTGATTACAAAGCCAATCAAGACAAGGATGATTTTCTGCAGCTTTTGGCAGCTCTTGGAGTTGATTTCCTTCTCTCTGGTGAAGAAAag GTATCCCCAATATCATGTGCAGGGAAGATGATTTGCCTATTCTTTTCTGCAAACTGGTGTAGACCTTGTAGGACTTTCACTCCACAGTTGGTTCAACTCTACAACACTTTGCAAAAGAGAGGTGAAAAGCTAGAGATAATCTTCATCTCTTTGGACCATGACAAAAATGAATTTGAACAATACTTCAAGACTATGCCATGGCTTGCTGTGCCGTTGAACACCGAGTTGCAGAAACAGTTGTGCGGCAAGTACCATGTTGATTGCATTCCATCGTTTATTCCGCTTTGCGGAGATCATATTTTGAAAGAAGATGACTTGATTGGCTTCATTGAAGATTATGGTGCTGAAGTATTTCCTTTTACAAGGAAAAGGATGCAGGAACTTAAGGCCATGGATTGTGCCAAACGTGTAGAAGGAAGACTTGAAGAACTCTTTGGGAACAGAGGATATAACTATGTTATTTCTAGTCATGGAGGCAAG ACACAAATATCTCAGCTAGTTGGAAAGACAATAGGCCTTTATTTTGGAGCATATTGGAGCCCTCCAAGTCGTTCCTTCACAGCCAAACTATCTAAAGTATACAAAGAAATCATGGACAAAACAGAGAATCATCACTCCTTAGAAGTAATCTTCGTCTCCACGGACCGAAACCTCGACGAATTCAAACTCAACATAATGGACATGCCATGGCTCGCTATCCCTTACGAGGATGAGACCCGGGGAGACCTCTACAGGATCTTCGACGTGAAGGCAATCCCAACACTAGTCCTGATCGGGGCAGATGGAAAGACGTCGAGTGAAAACGGAAGAGGCTTGGTTTGCTTGTATGGAGCAGAGGCATTCCCATTTACAGAAGAAAGAATATATGAGTTGGAAACAGCAGTGAAAAAGGAAGGAGAAGAATTGCCTTCAAATGTGGAGGATATAAAACACGAACATGTTCTTAAATTGGAGTTTGCAAAAGCCTATGTTTGTGATTTTTGCAAACTACAAGGAAGGTTTTGGGCATTTTCTTGTCATGTTTGTGATTATGATCTTCATCCAACTTGTGTTCAGCTCACAAATAATGTATAA
- the LOC103488218 gene encoding uncharacterized protein LOC103488218 isoform X2: MLRASISSLFSLSGARAVFPGSRFRLVPAVDVHISVIRRVVHCISLWPPGCSMAWYEGVEEKRILIAPDHGVKEIGTGCFLSLRHPKSGNPTCFLYVNEMLEEIHWFKQSYSSWFLGDYVTEDGRLYSATPVDPVFIFLPIFEEARMKGDDPGKFRQLDDIMFINGYPGYLHLLSLAEKSMQVVCEVKEVGSSRFFRLDDSKVLAWLYHKVCQLKKTLCTLDKNYAAREEKETLSDAVSILGEYLKDQPWLKLLCDHLKLNFAEATRKASDSEKAPTSIENKFDSISQDKSWSDAKNTRNGKQAKKPKVETESRNIKDMFSKAAKRKR, encoded by the exons ATGCTTCGCGCTTCGATCAGTTCATTATTCTCTCTCTCTGGCGCGCGCGCGGTTTTTCCCGGTTCTCGGTTTCGTTTGGTTCCCGCCGTCGACGTCCACATTTCCGTTATCCGGCGAGTTGTTCACTGCATCTCTTTGTGGCCGCCG GGTTGTTCCATGGCTTGGTACGAAGGCGTTGAGGAAAAACGTATCCTCATTGCTCCTG ATCATGGGGTCAAAGAAATTGGTACTGGATGCTTTCTTTCACTTCGCCATCCGAAATCAG GAAACCCAACATGTTTCTTATATGTAAATGAGATGTTAGAGGAAATTCACTGGTTCAAGCAGTCATATTCATCGTGGTTTTTGGGAGACTATGTTACTGAAG ATGGCCGTCTGTATTCTGCCACCCCAGTAGATCCTGTATTCATTTTCTTGCCCATTTTTGAGGAAGCTAGAATGAAG GGGGATGATCCTGGGAAATTCAGGCAGTTAGATGACATAATGTTCATCAATGGGTATCCTGGATATCTGCATTTACTGTCCCTTGCAGAGAAGTCTATGCAAGTAGTTTGTGAGGTCAAAG AAGTCGGATCATCTAGGTTTTTTAGGCTCGATGATTCAAAGGTATTGGCATGGTTATATCACAAG GTATGCCAACTGAAAAAAACTCTATGCACACTGGATAAAAACTATGCTgcaagggaagaaaaagaaacat TAAGCGACGCCGTTTCGATTTTAGGGGAATACTTGAAGGATCAACCTTGGTTGAAGCTTTTATGTGACCATCTCAA GTTAAATTTTGCTGAAGCAACCAGAAAAGCATCGGATTCGGAAAAGGCTCCTACTAGCATAGAGAACAAATTTGATTCTATCTCACAG GATAAGAGTTGGAGTGACGCAAAGAATACGAGAAATGGAAAGCAAGCAAAGAAGCCTAAGGTGGAGACAGAATCACGGAACATCAAGGACATGTTTTCAAAGgctgcaaaaagaaaaagatga
- the LOC103488218 gene encoding uncharacterized protein LOC103488218 isoform X1, with protein sequence MLRASISSLFSLSGARAVFPGSRFRLVPAVDVHISVIRRVVHCISLWPPGCSMAWYEGVEEKRILIAPDHGVKEIGTGCFLSLRHPKSGNPTCFLYVNEMLEEIHWFKQSYSSWFLGDYVTEDGRLYSATPVDPVFIFLPIFEEARMKKGDDPGKFRQLDDIMFINGYPGYLHLLSLAEKSMQVVCEVKEVGSSRFFRLDDSKVLAWLYHKVCQLKKTLCTLDKNYAAREEKETLSDAVSILGEYLKDQPWLKLLCDHLKLNFAEATRKASDSEKAPTSIENKFDSISQDKSWSDAKNTRNGKQAKKPKVETESRNIKDMFSKAAKRKR encoded by the exons ATGCTTCGCGCTTCGATCAGTTCATTATTCTCTCTCTCTGGCGCGCGCGCGGTTTTTCCCGGTTCTCGGTTTCGTTTGGTTCCCGCCGTCGACGTCCACATTTCCGTTATCCGGCGAGTTGTTCACTGCATCTCTTTGTGGCCGCCG GGTTGTTCCATGGCTTGGTACGAAGGCGTTGAGGAAAAACGTATCCTCATTGCTCCTG ATCATGGGGTCAAAGAAATTGGTACTGGATGCTTTCTTTCACTTCGCCATCCGAAATCAG GAAACCCAACATGTTTCTTATATGTAAATGAGATGTTAGAGGAAATTCACTGGTTCAAGCAGTCATATTCATCGTGGTTTTTGGGAGACTATGTTACTGAAG ATGGCCGTCTGTATTCTGCCACCCCAGTAGATCCTGTATTCATTTTCTTGCCCATTTTTGAGGAAGCTAGAATGAAG AAGGGGGATGATCCTGGGAAATTCAGGCAGTTAGATGACATAATGTTCATCAATGGGTATCCTGGATATCTGCATTTACTGTCCCTTGCAGAGAAGTCTATGCAAGTAGTTTGTGAGGTCAAAG AAGTCGGATCATCTAGGTTTTTTAGGCTCGATGATTCAAAGGTATTGGCATGGTTATATCACAAG GTATGCCAACTGAAAAAAACTCTATGCACACTGGATAAAAACTATGCTgcaagggaagaaaaagaaacat TAAGCGACGCCGTTTCGATTTTAGGGGAATACTTGAAGGATCAACCTTGGTTGAAGCTTTTATGTGACCATCTCAA GTTAAATTTTGCTGAAGCAACCAGAAAAGCATCGGATTCGGAAAAGGCTCCTACTAGCATAGAGAACAAATTTGATTCTATCTCACAG GATAAGAGTTGGAGTGACGCAAAGAATACGAGAAATGGAAAGCAAGCAAAGAAGCCTAAGGTGGAGACAGAATCACGGAACATCAAGGACATGTTTTCAAAGgctgcaaaaagaaaaagatga
- the LOC103488218 gene encoding uncharacterized protein LOC103488218 isoform X3 produces MAWYEGVEEKRILIAPDHGVKEIGTGCFLSLRHPKSGNPTCFLYVNEMLEEIHWFKQSYSSWFLGDYVTEDGRLYSATPVDPVFIFLPIFEEARMKKGDDPGKFRQLDDIMFINGYPGYLHLLSLAEKSMQVVCEVKEVGSSRFFRLDDSKVLAWLYHKVCQLKKTLCTLDKNYAAREEKETLSDAVSILGEYLKDQPWLKLLCDHLKLNFAEATRKASDSEKAPTSIENKFDSISQDKSWSDAKNTRNGKQAKKPKVETESRNIKDMFSKAAKRKR; encoded by the exons ATGGCTTGGTACGAAGGCGTTGAGGAAAAACGTATCCTCATTGCTCCTG ATCATGGGGTCAAAGAAATTGGTACTGGATGCTTTCTTTCACTTCGCCATCCGAAATCAG GAAACCCAACATGTTTCTTATATGTAAATGAGATGTTAGAGGAAATTCACTGGTTCAAGCAGTCATATTCATCGTGGTTTTTGGGAGACTATGTTACTGAAG ATGGCCGTCTGTATTCTGCCACCCCAGTAGATCCTGTATTCATTTTCTTGCCCATTTTTGAGGAAGCTAGAATGAAG AAGGGGGATGATCCTGGGAAATTCAGGCAGTTAGATGACATAATGTTCATCAATGGGTATCCTGGATATCTGCATTTACTGTCCCTTGCAGAGAAGTCTATGCAAGTAGTTTGTGAGGTCAAAG AAGTCGGATCATCTAGGTTTTTTAGGCTCGATGATTCAAAGGTATTGGCATGGTTATATCACAAG GTATGCCAACTGAAAAAAACTCTATGCACACTGGATAAAAACTATGCTgcaagggaagaaaaagaaacat TAAGCGACGCCGTTTCGATTTTAGGGGAATACTTGAAGGATCAACCTTGGTTGAAGCTTTTATGTGACCATCTCAA GTTAAATTTTGCTGAAGCAACCAGAAAAGCATCGGATTCGGAAAAGGCTCCTACTAGCATAGAGAACAAATTTGATTCTATCTCACAG GATAAGAGTTGGAGTGACGCAAAGAATACGAGAAATGGAAAGCAAGCAAAGAAGCCTAAGGTGGAGACAGAATCACGGAACATCAAGGACATGTTTTCAAAGgctgcaaaaagaaaaagatga